Proteins encoded together in one Streptomyces sp. DH-12 window:
- a CDS encoding UvrD-helicase domain-containing protein — translation MTARLSLYQKAEQELYKLDRSVKGKFYDFCHRFREDPDHPGLDLKPLKGDGRVFRAKVDQSYRALLARAGVDEKGQENWLVIAVRHRKHVYEELSVAINRVTGEIEFVDLSVVGESVLRRAGVTLTPTEPEPRPAPQPEPEPEPEPDPAAAEPLLTGVTADDLRDLGVADQLIDLALAVTDSDELDQLVEGAPLLSKDILYGLAAGMPLDEVRAEITAPVKVDLGQDYAQDLGAALARTTVTTIDADIQAALEEGDFRAWKVFLHPTQAKLVHRAYNGPARVSGGPGTGKTIVALHRVRHLAQQLPPGHNKPILLTTFTKNLTTDLRARLASLMEPELLARVEIAHIDQLAARVLSENSVKGASRQRVYDSTALNVLRQLLLELDERRWDAEFLYEEWDQVILGQSIGTRKAYFDARRAGRGRSVTRPERAQIWKILEQFTARLDKEGLETWGQAAERAARLEAERDAKIRARQEHKEAVGGKDLIHRDDGSGMRFLHHRYRHIVVDEAQDLRAAHWKMLRAMVAPGPDDLFIAGDTHQRIYDQQVTLSTVGINIRGRSARLTLSYRTTREILSRALRVVDLTGKDLAYDDLDDSTDTLDGYRSVLRGPAPDLVGCDSWEDELDRLATVLTTWREEIATGNGGAGPRRDPRGSIAVCVAERDMVSQVMFHLATKAGITVAELTKDGPKGDGEVHVGTMHRFKGLEYQKLAIVGARDGVIPRTEILERYRTTDPRRYAREELRARSLLFVAATRARDALRISWYDRPSPYLPV, via the coding sequence ATGACCGCCCGGCTCAGCCTGTATCAGAAGGCCGAACAGGAGCTGTACAAGCTCGACCGCTCGGTCAAGGGCAAGTTCTACGACTTCTGCCACCGCTTCCGCGAGGACCCGGACCACCCCGGCCTGGACCTCAAGCCCCTCAAGGGCGACGGCCGGGTCTTCCGCGCCAAGGTCGACCAGTCGTACCGCGCCCTGCTGGCCAGGGCGGGCGTCGACGAAAAGGGCCAGGAGAACTGGCTCGTCATCGCGGTACGCCACCGCAAGCACGTCTACGAGGAACTCTCGGTCGCGATCAACCGGGTCACCGGCGAGATCGAGTTCGTGGACCTCTCCGTGGTGGGCGAGAGCGTGCTGCGCCGCGCGGGCGTCACCCTCACCCCCACCGAACCCGAGCCCCGGCCCGCCCCGCAGCCGGAACCGGAACCCGAGCCCGAGCCCGACCCGGCCGCCGCCGAGCCCCTGCTCACCGGCGTCACCGCGGACGACCTGCGGGACCTCGGCGTCGCCGACCAGCTCATCGACCTCGCACTCGCCGTCACCGACAGCGACGAACTCGACCAGCTGGTCGAGGGTGCGCCGCTGCTGTCCAAGGACATCCTGTACGGGCTCGCCGCCGGCATGCCCCTCGACGAGGTCCGCGCGGAGATCACCGCCCCCGTCAAGGTCGACCTCGGCCAGGACTACGCGCAGGACCTCGGCGCCGCGCTCGCCCGCACCACCGTCACCACCATCGACGCCGACATCCAGGCCGCCCTGGAAGAGGGCGACTTCCGCGCCTGGAAGGTCTTCCTGCACCCCACCCAGGCCAAGCTCGTCCACCGCGCCTACAACGGCCCGGCCCGCGTCTCGGGCGGTCCCGGCACCGGCAAGACCATCGTCGCCCTGCACCGGGTCAGGCACCTGGCGCAGCAACTGCCACCCGGGCACAACAAGCCCATCCTGCTGACGACGTTCACCAAGAACCTCACCACCGACCTGCGTGCCCGCCTCGCCTCACTGATGGAGCCGGAGCTGCTCGCCCGCGTGGAGATCGCCCACATCGACCAGCTCGCCGCGCGGGTCCTCAGCGAGAACTCCGTCAAGGGCGCATCCCGTCAGCGCGTGTACGACAGCACCGCGCTCAACGTGCTGCGTCAGCTCCTCCTCGAGCTCGACGAGCGCCGCTGGGACGCCGAGTTCCTCTACGAGGAGTGGGACCAGGTGATCCTCGGCCAGTCCATCGGCACCCGCAAGGCGTACTTCGACGCCCGCCGGGCCGGCCGCGGCCGTTCCGTCACCCGCCCCGAACGCGCGCAGATCTGGAAGATCCTGGAGCAGTTCACGGCCCGCCTGGACAAGGAGGGCCTGGAGACCTGGGGGCAGGCTGCCGAACGCGCCGCCCGGCTCGAGGCGGAGCGCGACGCGAAGATCAGGGCCCGGCAGGAACACAAGGAAGCCGTCGGCGGCAAGGATCTCATCCACCGCGACGACGGCTCCGGCATGCGCTTCCTCCACCACCGCTACCGGCACATCGTCGTCGACGAGGCACAGGACCTGCGCGCCGCCCACTGGAAGATGCTGCGCGCCATGGTCGCCCCCGGCCCCGACGACCTGTTCATCGCCGGCGACACCCACCAGCGCATCTACGACCAGCAGGTCACCCTCTCCACCGTCGGCATCAACATCCGGGGCCGCTCCGCCCGGCTCACCCTCAGCTACCGCACCACCCGGGAGATCCTCTCCCGGGCCCTGCGGGTGGTGGACCTCACCGGCAAGGACCTCGCCTACGACGACCTCGACGACAGCACCGACACCCTCGACGGATACCGCTCCGTCCTCCGGGGCCCCGCGCCCGACCTGGTCGGCTGTGACTCCTGGGAGGACGAGCTCGACCGGCTCGCCACGGTGCTGACCACCTGGCGCGAGGAGATCGCGACGGGCAACGGCGGCGCCGGCCCGCGCCGCGACCCGCGCGGCAGCATCGCCGTGTGCGTCGCGGAGCGGGACATGGTCAGCCAGGTGATGTTCCACCTGGCCACCAAGGCGGGCATCACCGTCGCCGAGCTCACCAAGGACGGCCCCAAGGGAGACGGCGAGGTGCACGTCGGCACGATGCACCGCTTCAAGGGCCTTGAGTACCAGAAGCTCGCCATCGTCGGTGCCCGCGACGGCGTCATCCCCCGCACGGAGATCCTCGAGCGTTACCGCACCACCGACCCGAGGCGCTACGCCCGCGAGGAACTCAGGGCCCGCTCGCTCCTCTTCGTCGCCGCGACCCGCGCCCGCGACGCGCTGCGCATCAGCTGGTACGACAGGCCGAGCCCGTATCTGCCGGTCTGA